One region of Primulina tabacum isolate GXHZ01 chromosome 1, ASM2559414v2, whole genome shotgun sequence genomic DNA includes:
- the LOC142556024 gene encoding heterogeneous nuclear ribonucleoprotein 1-like, with protein sequence MDDPEQNKIFVGGISWETTDEILKQHFVKYGTVLASVIAKDRISGSPRGFAFVTFSDSSVFHRVLQDSHEILGRTVDVKKAITKSEQQSDNQHDKALTRTNSRSNTRSSNHIRTKKIFVGGLSANLTEEDFRSYFEKFGRITDVVVMHDNLTHRPRGFGFITFDSEDSVEEAVHKNFHQLGGKLVEVKRAVPKDGNNGNSSGFNGRIGSGRGQTQGNNLPNYTRFGYSPSGYGNVAGYVYGGGMLGGGYPPGGYGGIDYGFPPPGSPWSHSMIGVRTNLLPYGSGPPVYPMHLNGWTCFTSLAGNGYNGFLDTRFSGKSAQFSNRDPQGTDESRPSHAVGNNVDDSCSFSSGRGLGAVAN encoded by the exons ATGGACGATCCGGAGCAGAACAAGATATTTGTCGGTGGCATTTCGTGGGAGACGACGGACGAAATTCTGAAACAGCATTTCGTTAAATACGGCACCGTTTTGGCGTCTGTGATAGCAAAAGATCGAATTTCTGGAAGCCCCAGGGGATTCGCTTTCGTCACCTTCTCCGATTCTTCTGTCTTTCATCGTGTACTTCAGGATTCTCATGAAATTCTTGGACGAACG GTTGATGTGAAAAAAGCAATTACAAAGAGTGAACAACAAAGTGATAATCAGCATGATAAAGCACTGACTCGAACTAATAGTAGAAGTAACACTAGGAGCAGCAATCACATTAGGACCAAGAAGATTTTTGTAGGGGGTTTGTCAGCTAATCTAACAGAGGAAGATTTCAGGAGCTACTTCGAGAAGTTCGGTAGGATTACCGATGTAGTTGTGATGCACGATAACTTGACACATAGGCCCAGGGGTTTTGGTTTTATTACATTTGATTCAGAGGATTCTGTCGAGGAGGCTGTGCATAAGAACTTTCACCAATTGGGTGGGAAGCTTGTGGAGGTGAAAAGGGCAGTGCCCAAAGATGGAAATAACGGTAATAGTAGTGGTTTTAATGGAAGGATAGGTAGTGGAAGAGGACAGACTCAAGGGAATAACCTGCCCAACTATACGAGATTTGGGTATTCTCCCTCTGGATATGGGAATGTGGCGGGATACGTGTATGGAGGTGGAATGTTAGGTGGTGGTTATCCACCTGGAGGATATGGAGGGATTGATTATGGTTTCCCTCCGCCTGGAAGTCCTTGGAGCCATTCGATGATTGGTGTTAGGACAAATTTGTTGCCTTATGGAAGTGGTCCACCTGTATATCCCATGCATTTAAACGGGTGGACTTGTTTCACCAGTCTGGCCGGGAATGGATATAACGGCTTTCTTGACACCAGATTTAGTGGGAAATCTGCTCAATTTAGCAACAGGGATCCTCAAGGTACAGATGAATCGAGGCCTTCTCACGCTGTCGGGAATAATGTAGATGATTCCTGTTCTTTCAGTTCTGGTAGAGGCCTTGGGGCTGTTGCCAACTAA
- the LOC142556032 gene encoding CST complex subunit CTC1 isoform X1 yields the protein MGTHNDFGSAEEDTAILLKISDLIQRARPHTAASSLNPSRHVSTSKPHRNFDKNRRQAPFCQNPVPDTLKPLDYKAKLIGTLTLRSYATDCSIIKCSCFQFSDDSGSVCCDILDFDPKMIGTSIRVLSWNFVPSLKSESRSGKGGFLEILTWDFLQSCSENVCSFVGFSSFCLNFGECKVSPKVKYLIFGRINSISPVYVVPCANDESVPQNLCGFLVSVFVCECKFCSSKFVMSELNAWCGENVNGHCFSKREIVYFCGSSSSWHPVISRLIGDVVLLTNLKKKMVFIGKEESVLMYLTTNEVSFHIPKLYKKRTFIHNYDTRGKGEYGSYTGIVTGVYMKGMVAELDRDVMLLLTDQQLTIPHSLRVGAIVTLENVHVVDPKFSWGKMLILGACCRTSVNLKSFSPLDTGFYLKSHSQSLLRKFIDCLPYSTRLWVLLVISCFRKKFTGIFSDMEILGSKHKEGLAQKYSLSHLPQSVIHVRRGVLLEFCKLSLCPVDDEVHYQLRLLLPIGHLICYCEDSWKKILGDWSGGADFSGSVCPKKTVSCGGRFYAQSIRKVIHTEDIGVLVVGTLKVSLSSGRLQLVDATGGMDVVLDLPVLSVVWDIDRILEAKDFIIIIEGKPGKLVRLDLHPEQLLSCRSIFDNASLPRRMKLSPCIYLKPSSEDSNLNPSSLLCDHKRNLQERESGKFHLLLLTHKFPVQQMFQLGQAKISAMFAQAIVLPWDLLVAEKNKESDVTRLSLDHLGDSLEKFTRSEKVFVHKRCKFDRSLIDASNISSEAIGNGSFGHFPDPCDSYISCRTENCSCTSNLPLELSCLISNSSVNYHRKGTLQYADADNKNVPCCKPQKSAVLLEFNSESFCVFEALRIGGYYLVKHEEKDMICFAKKHSQIRPAKVFINAGTRFQSFVFSTIDSLQTPKASFLYTSRNLGQERFLNEIKDGSRKHFSSDVSTENGCHEIKVTRPINNDGIENTNIRIIVPTGALNLLENLINSLCSSMKELDNQDSGGAKLDALKQSAGGTYPDHRLPEGDLITLQGLVTAFHDYNRISTPEQSTLVHDGDGLPMFLQGSGYFCVHVLVDGHIIRIIGNVNKQAYPIGLGRDTYVTFHRILRLSGQNKYMMMPVSFITIHYVSLVKEQYSDELNHTPRNLDLPSVAIPTLAPAALISEMLQSSEPKPMQFCCRVVAVYVVVLEKNRNITQLQSGVRSTLSVVQIPFAGFVLDDGSSSCCCWADSEKAATLLGLDSEEFSHNISSAETVAKSQTGSWLPCISTMGRLKQILKQHQRIVAKNYGAMLDSSCQDLTFSFDSNTLINSSDDYLLRSLIGNACFSKFWTVVGNLMDPSARRQLEERLCEQDMTMPGLQNVWATSVSQANMLAEARNIMKQLS from the exons ATGGGGACTCATAATGATTTTGGATCGGCGGAGGAAGATACAGCTATTCTCTTGAAAATTTCTGACCTAATTCAACGGGCTCGTCCCCACACCGCGGCATCATCTCTCAATCCAAGTCGTCATGTCTCCACTTCAAAACCCCACCGAAATTTCGATAAGAACCGCCGTCAGGCACCCTTTTGTCAAAACCCCGTTCCCGATACATTAAAACCCTTGGATTACAAGGCCAAGCTTATCGGAACATTAACACTGCGCTCCTATGCTACTGACTGCTCTATAATTAAATGCAGTTGTTTTCAGTTCTCAGATGATTCCGGTTCTGTTTGCTGTGATATTTTGGATTTTGACCCGAAAATGATTGGTACAAGTATTCGGGTCCTTTCTTGGAATTTTGTCCCATCGTTAAAATCTGAAAGTCGAAGTGGTAAAGGTGGTTTCTTGGAGATTCTTACATGGGATTTTTTGCAATCATGCAGTGAGAATGTTTGTTCCTTTGTGGGTTTTAGTTCGTTCTGTTTAAATTTCGGTGAGTGTAAAGTAAGTCCTAAGGTTAAGTATTTGATATTTGGAAGGATAAATTCAATAAGTCCTGTATATGTTGTTCCTTGTGCAAATGACGAAAGTGTTCCGCAAAATTTATGTGGTTTTCTTGTAAGTGTTTTTGTCTGTGAATGTAAATTCTGCAGTTCTAAATTTGTTATGTCAGAATTGAATGCTTGGTGTGGAGAAAATGTTAACGGTCATTGCTTTAGCAAAAGAGAGATTGTATATTTTTGTGGATCGAGCTCGTCCTGGCATCCTGTTATCTCCAGATTGATAGGTGACGTTGTTTTACTAACAAACTTGAAGAAAAAGATGGTCTTTATTGGGAAAGAAGAGTCGGTTTTGATGTATTTGACTACAAATGAAGTGTCCTTCCATATCCCCAAGTTGTATAAAAAGAGGACATTTATTCATAACTATGATACCAGAGGGAAAGGCGAATATGGTAGCTATACTGGAATTGTTACGGGTGTTTATATGAAGGGAATGGTTGCTGAGTTGGATCGCGATGTCATGCTACTGTTAACAGATCAGCAGCTCACTATACCACACAGTCTGAGAGTTGGAGCAATT GTGACtttggaaaatgttcatgttgtTGATCCAAAATTTTCATGGGGAAAAATGTTGATACTTGGTGCATGCTGTAGAACTAGTGTAAATTTGAAGTCATTTTCTCCACTGGATACTGG ATTCTATTTGAAATCACACTCCCAGAGTCTTCTTCGAAAGTTCATAGATTGTCTGCCGTACTCAACTAGACTATG GGTATTGCTTGTCATCTCATGTTTTAGAAAGAAGTTTACTGGGATTTTTTCTGATATGGAGATCTTGGGATCGAAACAT AAGGAGGGACTGGCTCAAAAATATTCTCTTTCACATTTGCCTCAATCAGTTATTCATGTTCGG CGTGGTGTCCTTTTGGAATTCTGCAAACTTAGTTTGTGTCCTGTTGACGATGAAGTTCATTATCAATTGAGACTG TTGCTTCCTATTGGTCATTTAATCTGTTATTGTGAGGACTCATGGAAGAAAATTCTTGGTGACTGGAGCGGCGGTGCTGATTTTTCTGGTAGTGTCTGTCCGAAAAAGACTGTATCCTGCGGTGGCAGATTTTATGCACAATCAATCAGAAAAGTAATACACACAGAAGACATTGGTGTGCTTGTAGTTGGAACTCTAAAG gTCTCTTTGTCTTCTGGAAGATTGCAACTTGTTGATGCAACTGGTGGCATGGATGTCGTACTTGACCTTCCAGTGCTTTCAGTAGTGTGGGACATTGATAGGATTTTAGAG GCAAAAGATtttatcataattattgaagGCAAACCTGGAAAACTGGTCCGATTGGATTTGCACCCAGAACAGTTATTATCCTGCCGAAGTATCTTTGATAATGCTTCACTGCCTAGAAGGATGAAATTGTCCCCTTGTATTTATCTGAAGCCAAGTAGTGAAGATTCCAATCTTAATCCATCGTCTCTACTATGCGATCACAAGAGAAACTTGCAGGAGCGTGAAAGTGGGAAGTTTCACTTGCTTTTATTGACACACAAATTTCCTGTTCAGCAAATG TTTCAACTTGGTCAAGCGAAAATATCAGCCATGTTTGCTCAGGCCATAGTCCTGCCTTGGGATTTGCTTGTTGCTGAGAAAAATAAAGAATCAGATGTCACTCGGCTTTCTTTAGACCATCTGGGAGATTCTCTTGAAAAATTCACTAGATCTGAGAAAGTTTTTGTTCATAAGAGATGTAAATTTGACCGATCTTTAATTGACGCATCAAATATTAGCTCAGAGGCCATTGGAAATGGATCATTTGGCCATTTTCCAGATCCCTGTGATTCTTATATCAGCTGTCGCACAGAAAATTGCAGTTGTACTTCGAATCTCCCACTAGAATTGTCATGTTTGATTTCTAATAGTAGTGTGAATTATCATCGCAAGGGTACTTTGCAATACGCAGATGCAGATAATAAGAATGTTCCTTGCTGCAAACCCCAAAAGAGCGCTGTTTTGCTGGAATTCAATTCAGAGAGTTTTTGTGTCTTTGAG GCATTGAGAATCGGTGGCTATTACCTGGTCAAACATGAGGAGAAAGATATGATATGCTTTGCTAAGAAGCATTCTCAAATCCGTCCTGCTAAAGTATTCATCAATGCTGGAACGCGTTTTCAGAGTTTTGTGTTTTCAACTATAGATAGTCTTCAAACTCCAAAAGCATCTTTTCTCTATACGTCACGAAATTTGGGTCAAGAACGATTCTTGAATGAGATCAAGGATggttcaagaaaacattttagcAGTGATGTGTCAACAGAAAATGGATGCCATGAAATTAAAGTCACCCGTCCAATTAACAACGATGGTATAGAGAATACAAATATCAGGATAATTGTTCCCACCGGTGCGCTGAATTTACTCGAGAATCTTATCAACTCATTGTGTTCTTCTATGAAAGAATTAGACAATCAGGACTCTGGTGGTGCCAAACTTGATGCACTAAAACAATCTGCAGGAGGTACATATCCTGATCATCGATTGCCCGAGGGAGACCTTATAACATTACAGGGTCTTGTAACGGCATTTCATGACTACAATCGAATTTCGACTCCTGAGCAATCAACTCTTGTTCATGATGGCGATGGTCTGCCAATGTTTCTCCAAGGAAGTGGCTATTTTTGTGTCCATGTTTTAGTGGATGGTCACATA ATCAGAATAATCGGCAATGTAAATAAACAAGCTTATCCTATTGGATTAGGGCGAGACACCTATGTGACATTTCACAGAATTCTTCGATTAAG TGGGCAAAACAAGTACATGATGATGCCTGTATCGTTCATCACAATTCACTATGTTAGCTTGGTGAAGGAACAGTACAGTGATGAATTGAACCATACACCAAGAAATCTAGACTTACCAAGTGTCGCAATTCCAACTTTGGCTCCTGCAGCTTTAATATCTGAGATGCTGCAATCATCGGAGCCTAAACCAATGCAATTTTGTTGCAGG GTTGTGGCTGTTTATGTTGTTGTGCTGGAGAAGAACAGAAATATAACTCAATTGCAATCAGGCGTTAGGTCCACACTTTCAGTTGTTCAAATCCCATTCGCTGGTTTTGTCTTAG ATGATGGGTCGTCCTCCTGCTGTTGCTGGGCCGACTCTGAGAAGGCTGCGACCTTGCTTGGGTTGgattctgaagaattctcaCATAACATTTCTTCTGCAGAAACAGTAGCAAAATCTCAGACTGGATCATGGCTTCCTTGTATCTCGACAATGGGTCGCCTAAAGCAAATATTAAAGCAGCATCAGAGAATCGTGGCAAAAAACTACGGAGCAATGCTTGATTCCTCTTGTCAAGACCTGACATTTTCTTTTGACTCGAACACATTAATAAACAGCTCTGATGATTATCTCCTGAGAAGCTTGATTGGCAATGCTTGTTTCAGCAAATTCTGG ACTGTTGTGGGAAACCTCATGGATCCAAGTGCTAGAAGACAGTTGGAGGAACGCCTGTGCGAACAGGATATGACCATGCCTGGACTGCAGAATGTGTGGGCAACAAGTGTCTCTCAAGCAAATATGCTCGCAGAAGCTAGGAACATTATGAAGCAACTTTCGTAA
- the LOC142520652 gene encoding protein MIZU-KUSSEI 1-like, producing MPQICSSPFHKMANHSLLSHLQRTNTNKKSTKSSTTGSGGGLFRMFKLLPMLTTGCKMVALLGNRQYRKPFLTDKATTGTLFGYRKGRLNLAIQEDPHKMPIFMIELPVSTSAFHKEMASDILRITLESDTKTHKKKLMEEFVWAVYCNGRKSGYSIRRKNMGDEEGHVMKLLKGVSMGAGVLPGLYSEKENGDGDLSYIRARFDRVVGSKDSESFYMINPDGGTAQELSIFFVRSHKKLM from the coding sequence ATGCCACAAATTTGTTCAAGCCCGTTCCACAAAATGGCAAACCATTCCTTACTTTCCCACCTCCAAAGAACTAACACAAATAAGAAATCAACAAAATCCTCCACCACCGGCAGCGGTGGCGGCCTTTTCCGCATGTTCAAACTCCTCCCCATGCTAACCACCGGCTGCAAGATGGTGGCCCTACTTGGGAACCGCCAGTACCGCAAACCGTTCCTAACCGATAAAGCCACAACCGGGACCCTATTCGGATACCGCAAAGGAAGACTCAACCTTGCCATACAAGAAGACCCTCATAAAATGCCGATCTTCATGATAGAACTCCCCGTGTCAACCTCCGCATTCCACAAGGAAATGGCATCGGATATTCTACGTATCACCCTCGAAAGTGATACGAAAACCCACAAGAAGAAGCTCATGGAGGAGTTCGTGTGGGCCGTGTACTGTAATGGCAGGAAAAGTGGGTACTCTATAAGGAGGAAGAATATGGGTGATGAAGAAGGTCATGTCATGAAGCTTTTGAAGGGAGTTTCAATGGGGGCCGGAGTGTTGCCTGGTTTGTATTCTGAGAAGGAAAATGGAGATGGAGATTTGAGTTATATCCGGGCAAGATTTGATAGGGTTGTCGGATCCAAGGATTCTGAATCATTTTACATGATCAATCCGGATGGTGGAACAGCTCAAGAACTTAGTATTTTCTTTGTCAGATCCCATAAAAAGCTTATGTAA
- the LOC142556032 gene encoding CST complex subunit CTC1 isoform X2 — MGTHNDFGSAEEDTAILLKISDLIQRARPHTAASSLNPSRHVSTSKPHRNFDKNRRQAPFCQNPVPDTLKPLDYKAKLIGTLTLRSYATDCSIIKCSCFQFSDDSGSVCCDILDFDPKMIGTSIRVLSWNFVPSLKSESRSGKGGFLEILTWDFLQSCSENVCSFVGFSSFCLNFGECKVSPKVKYLIFGRINSISPVYVVPCANDESVPQNLCGFLVSVFVCECKFCSSKFVMSELNAWCGENVNGHCFSKREIVYFCGSSSSWHPVISRLIGDVVLLTNLKKKMVFIGKEESVLMYLTTNEVSFHIPKLYKKRTFIHNYDTRGKGEYGSYTGIVTGVYMKGMVAELDRDVMLLLTDQQLTIPHSLRVGAIVTLENVHVVDPKFSWGKMLILGACCRTSVNLKSFSPLDTGFYLKSHSQSLLRKFIDCLPYSTRLWVLLVISCFRKKFTGIFSDMEILGSKHKEGLAQKYSLSHLPQSVIHVRRGVLLEFCKLSLCPVDDEVHYQLRLLLPIGHLICYCEDSWKKILGDWSGGADFSGSVCPKKTVSCGGRFYAQSIRKVIHTEDIGVLVVGTLKVSLSSGRLQLVDATGGMDVVLDLPVLSVVWDIDRILEAKDFIIIIEGKPGKLVRLDLHPEQLLSCRSIFDNASLPRRMKLSPCIYLKPSSEDSNLNPSSLLCDHKRNLQERESGKFHLLLLTHKFPVQQMFQLGQAKISAMFAQAIVLPWDLLVAEKNKESDVTRLSLDHLGDSLEKFTRSEKVFVHKRCKFDRSLIDASNISSEAIGNGSFGHFPDPCDSYISCRTENCSCTSNLPLELSCLISNSSVNYHRKGTLQYADADNKNVPCCKPQKSAVLLEFNSESFCVFEALRIGGYYLVKHEEKDMICFAKKHSQIRPAKVFINAGTRFQSFVFSTIDSLQTPKASFLYTSRNLGQERFLNEIKDGSRKHFSSDVSTENGCHEIKVTRPINNDGIENTNIRIIVPTGALNLLENLINSLCSSMKELDNQDSGGAKLDALKQSAGGTYPDHRLPEGDLITLQGLVTAFHDYNRISTPEQSTLVHDGDGLPMFLQGSGYFCVHVLVDGHIIRIIGNVNKQAYPIGLGRDTYVTFHRILRLSGQNKYMMMPVSFITIHYVSLVKEQYSDELNHTPRNLDLPSVAIPTLAPAALISEMLQSSEPKPMQFCCRVVAVYVVVLEKNRNITQLQSGVR; from the exons ATGGGGACTCATAATGATTTTGGATCGGCGGAGGAAGATACAGCTATTCTCTTGAAAATTTCTGACCTAATTCAACGGGCTCGTCCCCACACCGCGGCATCATCTCTCAATCCAAGTCGTCATGTCTCCACTTCAAAACCCCACCGAAATTTCGATAAGAACCGCCGTCAGGCACCCTTTTGTCAAAACCCCGTTCCCGATACATTAAAACCCTTGGATTACAAGGCCAAGCTTATCGGAACATTAACACTGCGCTCCTATGCTACTGACTGCTCTATAATTAAATGCAGTTGTTTTCAGTTCTCAGATGATTCCGGTTCTGTTTGCTGTGATATTTTGGATTTTGACCCGAAAATGATTGGTACAAGTATTCGGGTCCTTTCTTGGAATTTTGTCCCATCGTTAAAATCTGAAAGTCGAAGTGGTAAAGGTGGTTTCTTGGAGATTCTTACATGGGATTTTTTGCAATCATGCAGTGAGAATGTTTGTTCCTTTGTGGGTTTTAGTTCGTTCTGTTTAAATTTCGGTGAGTGTAAAGTAAGTCCTAAGGTTAAGTATTTGATATTTGGAAGGATAAATTCAATAAGTCCTGTATATGTTGTTCCTTGTGCAAATGACGAAAGTGTTCCGCAAAATTTATGTGGTTTTCTTGTAAGTGTTTTTGTCTGTGAATGTAAATTCTGCAGTTCTAAATTTGTTATGTCAGAATTGAATGCTTGGTGTGGAGAAAATGTTAACGGTCATTGCTTTAGCAAAAGAGAGATTGTATATTTTTGTGGATCGAGCTCGTCCTGGCATCCTGTTATCTCCAGATTGATAGGTGACGTTGTTTTACTAACAAACTTGAAGAAAAAGATGGTCTTTATTGGGAAAGAAGAGTCGGTTTTGATGTATTTGACTACAAATGAAGTGTCCTTCCATATCCCCAAGTTGTATAAAAAGAGGACATTTATTCATAACTATGATACCAGAGGGAAAGGCGAATATGGTAGCTATACTGGAATTGTTACGGGTGTTTATATGAAGGGAATGGTTGCTGAGTTGGATCGCGATGTCATGCTACTGTTAACAGATCAGCAGCTCACTATACCACACAGTCTGAGAGTTGGAGCAATT GTGACtttggaaaatgttcatgttgtTGATCCAAAATTTTCATGGGGAAAAATGTTGATACTTGGTGCATGCTGTAGAACTAGTGTAAATTTGAAGTCATTTTCTCCACTGGATACTGG ATTCTATTTGAAATCACACTCCCAGAGTCTTCTTCGAAAGTTCATAGATTGTCTGCCGTACTCAACTAGACTATG GGTATTGCTTGTCATCTCATGTTTTAGAAAGAAGTTTACTGGGATTTTTTCTGATATGGAGATCTTGGGATCGAAACAT AAGGAGGGACTGGCTCAAAAATATTCTCTTTCACATTTGCCTCAATCAGTTATTCATGTTCGG CGTGGTGTCCTTTTGGAATTCTGCAAACTTAGTTTGTGTCCTGTTGACGATGAAGTTCATTATCAATTGAGACTG TTGCTTCCTATTGGTCATTTAATCTGTTATTGTGAGGACTCATGGAAGAAAATTCTTGGTGACTGGAGCGGCGGTGCTGATTTTTCTGGTAGTGTCTGTCCGAAAAAGACTGTATCCTGCGGTGGCAGATTTTATGCACAATCAATCAGAAAAGTAATACACACAGAAGACATTGGTGTGCTTGTAGTTGGAACTCTAAAG gTCTCTTTGTCTTCTGGAAGATTGCAACTTGTTGATGCAACTGGTGGCATGGATGTCGTACTTGACCTTCCAGTGCTTTCAGTAGTGTGGGACATTGATAGGATTTTAGAG GCAAAAGATtttatcataattattgaagGCAAACCTGGAAAACTGGTCCGATTGGATTTGCACCCAGAACAGTTATTATCCTGCCGAAGTATCTTTGATAATGCTTCACTGCCTAGAAGGATGAAATTGTCCCCTTGTATTTATCTGAAGCCAAGTAGTGAAGATTCCAATCTTAATCCATCGTCTCTACTATGCGATCACAAGAGAAACTTGCAGGAGCGTGAAAGTGGGAAGTTTCACTTGCTTTTATTGACACACAAATTTCCTGTTCAGCAAATG TTTCAACTTGGTCAAGCGAAAATATCAGCCATGTTTGCTCAGGCCATAGTCCTGCCTTGGGATTTGCTTGTTGCTGAGAAAAATAAAGAATCAGATGTCACTCGGCTTTCTTTAGACCATCTGGGAGATTCTCTTGAAAAATTCACTAGATCTGAGAAAGTTTTTGTTCATAAGAGATGTAAATTTGACCGATCTTTAATTGACGCATCAAATATTAGCTCAGAGGCCATTGGAAATGGATCATTTGGCCATTTTCCAGATCCCTGTGATTCTTATATCAGCTGTCGCACAGAAAATTGCAGTTGTACTTCGAATCTCCCACTAGAATTGTCATGTTTGATTTCTAATAGTAGTGTGAATTATCATCGCAAGGGTACTTTGCAATACGCAGATGCAGATAATAAGAATGTTCCTTGCTGCAAACCCCAAAAGAGCGCTGTTTTGCTGGAATTCAATTCAGAGAGTTTTTGTGTCTTTGAG GCATTGAGAATCGGTGGCTATTACCTGGTCAAACATGAGGAGAAAGATATGATATGCTTTGCTAAGAAGCATTCTCAAATCCGTCCTGCTAAAGTATTCATCAATGCTGGAACGCGTTTTCAGAGTTTTGTGTTTTCAACTATAGATAGTCTTCAAACTCCAAAAGCATCTTTTCTCTATACGTCACGAAATTTGGGTCAAGAACGATTCTTGAATGAGATCAAGGATggttcaagaaaacattttagcAGTGATGTGTCAACAGAAAATGGATGCCATGAAATTAAAGTCACCCGTCCAATTAACAACGATGGTATAGAGAATACAAATATCAGGATAATTGTTCCCACCGGTGCGCTGAATTTACTCGAGAATCTTATCAACTCATTGTGTTCTTCTATGAAAGAATTAGACAATCAGGACTCTGGTGGTGCCAAACTTGATGCACTAAAACAATCTGCAGGAGGTACATATCCTGATCATCGATTGCCCGAGGGAGACCTTATAACATTACAGGGTCTTGTAACGGCATTTCATGACTACAATCGAATTTCGACTCCTGAGCAATCAACTCTTGTTCATGATGGCGATGGTCTGCCAATGTTTCTCCAAGGAAGTGGCTATTTTTGTGTCCATGTTTTAGTGGATGGTCACATA ATCAGAATAATCGGCAATGTAAATAAACAAGCTTATCCTATTGGATTAGGGCGAGACACCTATGTGACATTTCACAGAATTCTTCGATTAAG TGGGCAAAACAAGTACATGATGATGCCTGTATCGTTCATCACAATTCACTATGTTAGCTTGGTGAAGGAACAGTACAGTGATGAATTGAACCATACACCAAGAAATCTAGACTTACCAAGTGTCGCAATTCCAACTTTGGCTCCTGCAGCTTTAATATCTGAGATGCTGCAATCATCGGAGCCTAAACCAATGCAATTTTGTTGCAGG GTTGTGGCTGTTTATGTTGTTGTGCTGGAGAAGAACAGAAATATAACTCAATTGCAATCAGGCGTTAG ATGA
- the LOC142520660 gene encoding uncharacterized protein LOC142520660, which translates to MKVMIPFHRNRSEEIYFSAPSSPSNLSDQICDTVFDDFDNSRSSVSVVPFGWEEKPGTPKSSTNNDDFEFAFSVGKVEPETVSLSAEELFHGGVIKPLKPPPCLQVPPCERIKEFTHKKSTPAISLPPLLLTRKMIHGALSPRHKNKESVDPFEIAAQNATRSDVWDWDARGRERNLNLQKSSSRKASRSLSPCRVTKYAWEDNEKWRPLDSVRMSSPSSSLCSENHKKWRLKHLFFSRITSKGRGAGEDNSKRYMATFRRWSFRDIGRPGSRRGSSRDEPASVHTISRSVSEDFMHKKKFLPYNYGVGVLVRCGFLSKKIIK; encoded by the coding sequence ATGAAGGTGATGATACCTTTCCACCGTAATCGTTCCGAGGAAATTTATTTCAGTGCTCCATCCAGCCCTTCTAACCTCTCGGATCAAATCTGCGATACTGTTTTCGATGATTTCGACAATAGTCGTTCCTCCGTCTCCGTCGTGCCCTTTGGCTGGGAAGAAAAGCCCGGCACTCCCAAATCATCGACAAATAACGACGATTTCGAATTCGCATTTTCTGTTGGTAAAGTGGAACCGGAAACGGTCTCCCTTTCTGCAGAAGAACTCTTTCATGGCGGCGTTATCAAGCCTCTGAAGCCACCACCCTGCCTGCAAGTCCCACCGTGTGAAAGAATCAAAGAGTTCACTCACAAAAAGAGTACTCCCGCTATTTCGTTGCCACCGCTTTTATTAACTAGGAAGATGATACATGGCGCGCTGTCTCCGCGCCATAAGAATAAAGAATCCGTCGACCCTTTTGAAATCGCAGCCCAGAACGCGACGAGATCGGACGTGTGGGACTGGGACGCCAGAGGAAGAGAACGAAACTTGAATTTGCAGAAATCGTCGAGCAGAAAGGCATCTCGATCGCTTTCTCCGTGTAGAGTCACCAAGTATGCATGGGAAGATAACGAGAAATGGCGGCCGTTGGACAGTGTGAGAATGTCGTCGCCATCGTCCAGTTTATGCTCGGAAAACCAcaagaaatggaggctgaagcaTTTATTCTTCTCCCGGATCACCTCTAAAGGACGCGGAGCCGGTGAAGATAACTCCAAGAGGTACATGGCGACATTTCGGCGATGGAGCTTCAGAGATATCGGGCGTCCAGGGTCACGTCGCGGTTCGTCCAGAGACGAACCGGCTTCGGTTCACACAATAAGCCGGTCGGTTTCGGAGGATTTTATGCATAAGAAAAAATTCTTGCCGTACAACTATGGGGTCGGCGTGCTGGTAAGATGTGGTTTTCttagtaaaaaaattataaaataa